Sequence from the Pontibacter pudoricolor genome:
TTTCGTGGCCTTTGCCCGCAACCAGAATGATATCATCCGGTCCGGCCAGCATACAAGCTGTTTTAATAGCTTCTTTCCTGTCCAGCACCGATAATGTTTTTTTATAGTCCAGCGGCTTTACGCCTTTCTGCATGTCGGCCAGTATAGTTTGCGGCTCCTCAAATCTTGGATTATCAGATGTCAGGATAACTTTATCGCTCAGGCGGCAGGCAATATCAGCCATAACCGGGCGCTTGGCTGCATCGCGGTTACCGCCACAGCCAACTATAGTTATCACTTTTTGCAGCGGCGTACGGATCTGCTGAATCGTGTTCAAGACATTTTCCAATGCATCCGGCGTATGTGCGTAATCAACTATACCGGTTATCTGTGCGTCAGAAACAATGTAATCGAAACGGCCAGCTACTGAATCGAGGGCAGAAAGTACAGTTAATGTTTCCGTCGGATCTTCTCCTAACAATACAGCCACGCCGTAAGCGCCCAGCAGGTTATAAGCGTTAAATGCACCGATCAGTTTGCACCAGATCTCATTACCATCAATATCGAGGTGCAAGCCCTGCATGGTGTTATCAATGATGCGCGCCTTAAACTCTGTGGCCTTGCGAAGCGAGAATTCGTGGATGCTGGCTCTGGTGTTCTGAACCATCACCGACCCACGTTTATCATCAGCGTTTACAAGGGCAAAAGCGCCTTCCGGCAGCATATCAAAGAATGATTTCTTTGCCTTGATGTACTCGTCAAAACTTCCGTGATAGTCTAAGTGGTCGTGGGTGATGTTTGTAAAAACGCCGCCTGCAAATGTTAAACCGGCAACACGCTGCTGTACCATCGCATGCGAGCTTACCTCCATAAAGCAATGCGTACAACCTGCTTTCACCATCTTTGCCAGCAACTCATTCAGCGTTACAGCGTCCGGTGTGGTATGCGTAGCCGGAATAATTTCCTCATCAATCTGGTTCTGTACCGTTGAAAGCAACCCTACATGGTAGCCTAACTCGCGGAACAGTTTGTGCAGCAGGGTTACAGATGTGGTTTTCCCGTTTGTGCCTGTTACACCTACAAGCTTCAGCTTAGCTGAAGGGTTATCGTAAAAGCTGGAAGCCATCTGACCTAACGCCTCCGCACTGTTTTTAACCAGCACATAGGTAACAGTGTCGTTTTTCTCTTCCGGCAGTTCTTCGCAAACTATAGCTACGGCTTTTGCATCGGCGGCTTTTGTTATGTAAGCATGTCCATCTGCCTGCACGCCGCGCACTGCCACAAACAACACCCCTGCCAGCACTTTCCGCGAGTCAAAAGTTATACTTTCAACGGGCACATCAAGCGGACCGATAGTGTTCAGTACCTGAACGTTTTGTAATAATGTTTGCAGCAACTGCATTAGCTTAAAACTATAGTTATCTGTTTAACTTTACTTATCGTAGATCCAGCCTCCAGCGACTGTTTCTGTACATGTTTACCTACTCCCTGTACATTTACTTTCAGGTTTTGATTACCCAGAATGAACAAGGCATCACGTAGCGTTAATCCTACCACATCAGGCACTTTGCCATCCAGCACCGGGTTCGGAATAAAGTCCAGTGAGCGGCGGCCCGGCTGTACCTTTACCCATTCTTCATCTGTAGTTTTAGGGTGATTGCTGATACCAAGACGGTTACAGATCGTGGACAGATCATCCAGGCTACCGGCTTTTACCAATGGCAGACTTTCTTTATTTGGTGTTACACGCTCACGCAGCGACTTATGCATTTCCAGGTCACGGGCGTACGCTTTATCAGCCAGTTCTTTAAATACCGGTGCAGCTACATCCGAACCATACACGTTCACCCCTTTCGGGCTGTCGATGATCACAATACAGCTATATTTCGGGTTATCAGCCGGGAAATATCCTGCAAAAGAGGTTGAATATTCCCGCACGTATTTACCATTCTTTACCTTACGGGCAGTACCAGTTTTACCCGCTACTGTGTAGTCAGCACTTTTAATGTTTCTGGCAGTTCCGTTCTCTACCACACCTTCCAGCATGCCGCGTACTTTTTTCAGTGTAGCATCCGAGCAAACTTTCTCCACCAGCACACGGGTTTTAAAAGACTGCACCACCTTATCTGCCTTGCGAATCTCCTTTACAATAATCGGCTGGATTTTAGTACCATTGTTTGCAACGGCGTTATATAAAGCCAGTATTTGTAGCGGCGAAAATTTGGTTTCGTATCCAATAGCCATAGATGTAAGCGTGGTACCATACCAGGTTCTGTCCTGAGGGTGCTTTATAAACGGACGAGCCTCACCATCTAACTGAAAACCCAGCGTATTACCAAGACCAAACTTATCCAGGTAATCCACATACGCCTGCTGGTTGCTTCCAAAGTGCGTCTCCATCAGTTTGGCAACCCCGATATTAGATGACTTTTCGAACACCTGCTGCACCGTAATCTTACCATAACCGTTGATCTTGGCATCGGTCATGTATGTATCTTTAATGCGGTATCTTCCGTTACCGGTATCTATGGTATCAGTCAGGTTTACCTCTGGCGCATATTCAAATAAGGCCATCATCGATGCCAGCTTAAAGGTAGACCCGGGCTCTGTACGACCCTGAGCACCAACCGCATAGTTATAATCTTCAATGTAGCCGCCTTTGGTTTTACCCAGGTTAGCCATCGCCTTTATTTCGCCGGTCTTTACTTCCATCATGATCACAGTACCATAATCGGCATCTGTTTTCTCAAGGGCTTTGTAAAGGGCATTTTCTGCAACGTCCTGCAGGTTAATATCTATCGTTGTTTTGATATCGTATCCGTGCTGCGGCTTAACTTCGGTGCCATCGTAAATAGGCTTGCTACCACCGGCAATGCGCTCAAAAAGTGCTTCGCCATCTGTACCGGCCAGGTTGTTATTAAAACTATACTCCAGTCCGGCTCCGTTCTTATCTTCGTTTATAAAACCGATGGTACGCTCTGCCAGCATACCAAATGGTTTAAAGCGTTTTTCTACTTTCTCAAAAATTACCCCGCCTTTGTTTTTACCACCTCTGAAGACAGGCCATTTCGCCATCATCTTTTTATCCTGGTAATTGATCTGGCGGCTGTTCAGACGAATGTACTGACGGCCGGCATGACGAGCATTCTTGATCTTACGACGGTAATAATCATCAGACCTGTCGCCATAAAACCGTGAAAGCAGCATAGAAAGAGAATCTATGCCGGCATTAAAGGTTTGAGCATCGGCTATAGTTGGGTCAAAAGCTACGCGGTAAAACGGCAGCGAAGTAGCCATGATACTCTCATTATCGGAGTAAATGTTTCCGCGCGTAGCAAAAACCGGCCGGTAGTAAATACGGCGCTCCTTAGAGATCGCTTTCCACTTCTCGCCATCCGTTATCTGTATAACACAGATCTTGTAAACTATAGCGCACGCAAAAAGGCAGATAACCAAAAAGGCTACCCGCACACGCAACACTATGGATTTCTTAATATTCATCTTCCGAAACTATAACCTGATATGGTGGAGATGAACTTTCTTCGAGGCCGAGCGGTGCCACGTTACGGGCAACTTCTGATTGTTTGCTGGCCTCCATGTAATCCGACTTCAGGGTAGTGTAGTCGGCGCGCAGGTCTTCGGTTTCAACCTTAACCTTGTCTATTCTGCGGATGGTTTTTTCGGCGTAATGGGTATTGCCGATATAGAATAGCGTGAGTAGTGTTAAAAATAAAATGCGGGGAAGATACTTAAGCGGAACACCTTCTTCAAAAAGAGCATCAACGTTGGCATATTTTTCCAGTAAACCAAAGATACTGAAACCTTTACGCCTTTTTGGCTTTGGAGCCTCCTCTTCTGGCTTCAGACGCACCATATTTGCTCTGGGTGCGCTTGCTCTCTTAGTCATAAGGTTAGAAGCCATAGTTACACTTTTAAAAAATTCGGCTTGTTAAGCCAGGTGTTTAATCATCTAAATCTCTTTTCGCTGCTATTCTTAGCTTTGCGCTCCTGGAGCGGCTGTTTATCAGTAATTCTTCTTCAGTGGGCACCACCGGTTTCCGGCTTACTGCATCCAAAGGCTTTATTTCATTCCCAAACAGGTCCTTTTCAACCTCCCCGAAAAACTTGCCCTTGGCTATAAAGTTTTTTACTAACCGGTCTTCGAGTGAATGATAAGAGATCACAGCCAGCCGTCCACCGGGTTTCAGCACTTCGGCTGCCTGCACCAGCATCTCTTCTAGGGCTTTCATCTCATCGTTCACTTCGATGCGGAGCGCCTGGAAAACCTGCGCCAGGTACTTATTTTCTTTGCCTTTCGGCGTGCAGGCGCGTATCGCCTGTTTAAAATCTTCTATCGTCTCAATCGGCTTGCGGGTTCGTTGCTCCACTATAGTTCTGGCCAGGGTCTTGGCATTCTTCACTTCGCCATAAATGCCAAAGATGCGGTGCAGTTGCTCTTCCGAGTAACTTTCTACTACATCTTTTGCCGAATCGCCCTGGTCATAGTCCATGCGCATATCCAGCGGACCATCAAAGCGGGTAGAAAAACCACGGCTTCCTTCGTTAAACTGGTGCGATGAAACACCAAGGTCAGCCAGAATGCCATCCACCTCTTTTACACGGTACAGGCGCAGGTACTTTTTCAGGTCGCGGAAGTTGGCGCGCACAAACTGAAAGTTTGGTCCTTCCAGCTTCTTTGACTGTTCTTCTGCATCCCGGTCCTGGTCAAAACTATAGAGCTTACCGGTTGTAAGCCTGCTAACTATAAGTGCCGAATGTCCGCCACCACCAAAGGTCACATCTACATACACACCATCCGGTTTTATTGCCAGGGCATCAACCGATTCTTCCAACATGACAGGGCGATGGTATTCCATTACAGCAACGGCTCCTTTTCTTCTTTATCTCCTAAGAACTTCTGCGCCAGCTGCGAGAAATTCTGCTGATCCTTAATCAGGAACTCTTCATACTTATCCGGGTTCCAGATCTCTACGCGGTTACCCAGGCCAACTATAATTACCTCTTTATCCAGTTCAGCGAAGCGCGCCATGGTACGTGGCAGCACAAATCTTCCTGTCCCATCCAGCTCAATCTCGGTGTTCCCTCTAAAGAAGTTACGCTGAAAATGACGGTACTCTTCGTTAAACTCGTTCAGGCCGGCCACCTTATCGTAGATCACTTTCCACTCT
This genomic interval carries:
- a CDS encoding UDP-N-acetylmuramoyl-L-alanyl-D-glutamate--2,6-diaminopimelate ligase → MQLLQTLLQNVQVLNTIGPLDVPVESITFDSRKVLAGVLFVAVRGVQADGHAYITKAADAKAVAIVCEELPEEKNDTVTYVLVKNSAEALGQMASSFYDNPSAKLKLVGVTGTNGKTTSVTLLHKLFRELGYHVGLLSTVQNQIDEEIIPATHTTPDAVTLNELLAKMVKAGCTHCFMEVSSHAMVQQRVAGLTFAGGVFTNITHDHLDYHGSFDEYIKAKKSFFDMLPEGAFALVNADDKRGSVMVQNTRASIHEFSLRKATEFKARIIDNTMQGLHLDIDGNEIWCKLIGAFNAYNLLGAYGVAVLLGEDPTETLTVLSALDSVAGRFDYIVSDAQITGIVDYAHTPDALENVLNTIQQIRTPLQKVITIVGCGGNRDAAKRPVMADIACRLSDKVILTSDNPRFEEPQTILADMQKGVKPLDYKKTLSVLDRKEAIKTACMLAGPDDIILVAGKGHETYQEIQGVKYPFDDKQVLQETFQQLGK
- a CDS encoding penicillin-binding protein, giving the protein MNIKKSIVLRVRVAFLVICLFACAIVYKICVIQITDGEKWKAISKERRIYYRPVFATRGNIYSDNESIMATSLPFYRVAFDPTIADAQTFNAGIDSLSMLLSRFYGDRSDDYYRRKIKNARHAGRQYIRLNSRQINYQDKKMMAKWPVFRGGKNKGGVIFEKVEKRFKPFGMLAERTIGFINEDKNGAGLEYSFNNNLAGTDGEALFERIAGGSKPIYDGTEVKPQHGYDIKTTIDINLQDVAENALYKALEKTDADYGTVIMMEVKTGEIKAMANLGKTKGGYIEDYNYAVGAQGRTEPGSTFKLASMMALFEYAPEVNLTDTIDTGNGRYRIKDTYMTDAKINGYGKITVQQVFEKSSNIGVAKLMETHFGSNQQAYVDYLDKFGLGNTLGFQLDGEARPFIKHPQDRTWYGTTLTSMAIGYETKFSPLQILALYNAVANNGTKIQPIIVKEIRKADKVVQSFKTRVLVEKVCSDATLKKVRGMLEGVVENGTARNIKSADYTVAGKTGTARKVKNGKYVREYSTSFAGYFPADNPKYSCIVIIDSPKGVNVYGSDVAAPVFKELADKAYARDLEMHKSLRERVTPNKESLPLVKAGSLDDLSTICNRLGISNHPKTTDEEWVKVQPGRRSLDFIPNPVLDGKVPDVVGLTLRDALFILGNQNLKVNVQGVGKHVQKQSLEAGSTISKVKQITIVLS
- a CDS encoding FtsL-like putative cell division protein, yielding MTKRASAPRANMVRLKPEEEAPKPKRRKGFSIFGLLEKYANVDALFEEGVPLKYLPRILFLTLLTLFYIGNTHYAEKTIRRIDKVKVETEDLRADYTTLKSDYMEASKQSEVARNVAPLGLEESSSPPYQVIVSEDEY
- the rsmH gene encoding 16S rRNA (cytosine(1402)-N(4))-methyltransferase RsmH; translated protein: MEYHRPVMLEESVDALAIKPDGVYVDVTFGGGGHSALIVSRLTTGKLYSFDQDRDAEEQSKKLEGPNFQFVRANFRDLKKYLRLYRVKEVDGILADLGVSSHQFNEGSRGFSTRFDGPLDMRMDYDQGDSAKDVVESYSEEQLHRIFGIYGEVKNAKTLARTIVEQRTRKPIETIEDFKQAIRACTPKGKENKYLAQVFQALRIEVNDEMKALEEMLVQAAEVLKPGGRLAVISYHSLEDRLVKNFIAKGKFFGEVEKDLFGNEIKPLDAVSRKPVVPTEEELLINSRSRSAKLRIAAKRDLDD
- the mraZ gene encoding division/cell wall cluster transcriptional repressor MraZ, encoding MNFLSGEFECKIDPKGRLVLPAKIKANLPEASGNHVVLMRGFEPCLVLYPKAEWKVIYDKVAGLNEFNEEYRHFQRNFFRGNTEIELDGTGRFVLPRTMARFAELDKEVIIVGLGNRVEIWNPDKYEEFLIKDQQNFSQLAQKFLGDKEEKEPLL